In Scyliorhinus torazame isolate Kashiwa2021f chromosome 19, sScyTor2.1, whole genome shotgun sequence, a single genomic region encodes these proteins:
- the nif3l1 gene encoding NIF3-like protein 1 isoform X1 encodes MLLSQRVCLLGQALLSRSRPLTLRHHMELAEVVSVLGRLAPLALAESWDNVGLLVEPSPPHQVRTLLLTNDLTEDVMEEALRVQAQLILSYHPPLFRPVTRVTMATWKERLVVRALENRVAIYSPHTAFDASPHGVNDWLAKGLGDCSTVPLTISVGDAFPSPGSHRLEVTLPEGFDVSLLTELESLQGVRVTEQPLSSGSRLSLTCPRKALAEAVRLVSAVNDLRAGPEIVELQKPPIPHTGMGRLCILREKVSVATLIERVKDHLKLAHVRLALGTRKTLDSPVASVALCAGSGASILRGVEADVFLTGEMSHHEVLDAVAAGTSVVLCEHSNTERGFLTELRDVLTQHLQSQVTVLVSAVDKDPLQVV; translated from the exons ATGCTCCTGTCCCAGAGGGTGTGTCTCCTCGGCCAAGCCTTGCTGTCGCGCTCGCGACCCCTGACTCTGCGACACCACATGGAGCTGGCCGAGGTCGTGTCGGTGCTGGGGCGCCTGGCCCCGCTTGCGTTGGCTGAGAGCTGGGATAATGTGGGCCTCCTGGTCGAGCCCAGCCCCCCTCACCAGGTACGGACCCTCCTGCTCACCAATGACCTGACCGAGGATGTGATGGAGGAAGCTCTGAGAGTCCAAGCCCAGCTCATCCTGTCCTACCATCCCCCGCTCTTCCGCCCCGTCACCAGGGTCACCATGGCGACCTGGAAGGAGCGGCTGGTGGTGCGCGCGCTGGAGAACCGAGTGGCCATTTACTCGCCCCACACAGCCTTTGATGCATCACCACATGGAGTCAACGATTGGCTGGCCAAAGGACTCG gtgaCTGCTCCACTGTTCCCCTGACGATATCAGTGGGTGACGCCTTCCCGTCTCCGGGATCACATCGTCTGGAGGTCACTTTGCCGGAGGGATTTGACGTGTCCTTGCTCACTGAGCTGGAGTCTCTGCAGGGGGTCAGAGTCACTGAGCAGCCTCTCAG CTCGGGCTCCCGCCTGTCCCTCACCTGCCCCCGGAAAGCCCTGGCCGAAGCCGTGAGGCTGGTCAGTGCGGTCAACGATCTGCGCGCAGGCCCGGAGATTGTCGAGCTCCAGAAG CCTCCGATCCCGCATACAGGAATGGGCCGACTGTGCATCCTCCGGGAGAAAGTTTCCGTGGCAACGCTCATCGAGCGTGTCAAAGACCACCTGAAGTTGGCGCATGTGCGCCTGGCACTGGGGACCCGGAAGACCCTGG ACTCGCCAGTGGCCTCGGTTGCCCTGTGCGCTGGTTCGGGAGCGAGTATTCTTCGAGGAGTCGAGGCCGACGTCTTCCTCACTG GCGAAATGTCGCACCATGAGGTTTTGGATGCCGTCGCCGCGGGAACCAGCGTCGTCCTCTGCGAGCACAGCAACACCGAGCGGGGGTTCCTGACTGAGCTGCGAGACGTCCTGACCCAGCATTTGCAGAGCCAGGTCACTGTGCTGGTGTCCGCCGTGGACAAGGACCCTCTCCAGGTGGTGTGA
- the nif3l1 gene encoding NIF3-like protein 1 isoform X2 encodes MELAEVVSVLGRLAPLALAESWDNVGLLVEPSPPHQVRTLLLTNDLTEDVMEEALRVQAQLILSYHPPLFRPVTRVTMATWKERLVVRALENRVAIYSPHTAFDASPHGVNDWLAKGLGDCSTVPLTISVGDAFPSPGSHRLEVTLPEGFDVSLLTELESLQGVRVTEQPLSSGSRLSLTCPRKALAEAVRLVSAVNDLRAGPEIVELQKPPIPHTGMGRLCILREKVSVATLIERVKDHLKLAHVRLALGTRKTLDSPVASVALCAGSGASILRGVEADVFLTGEMSHHEVLDAVAAGTSVVLCEHSNTERGFLTELRDVLTQHLQSQVTVLVSAVDKDPLQVV; translated from the exons ATGGAGCTGGCCGAGGTCGTGTCGGTGCTGGGGCGCCTGGCCCCGCTTGCGTTGGCTGAGAGCTGGGATAATGTGGGCCTCCTGGTCGAGCCCAGCCCCCCTCACCAGGTACGGACCCTCCTGCTCACCAATGACCTGACCGAGGATGTGATGGAGGAAGCTCTGAGAGTCCAAGCCCAGCTCATCCTGTCCTACCATCCCCCGCTCTTCCGCCCCGTCACCAGGGTCACCATGGCGACCTGGAAGGAGCGGCTGGTGGTGCGCGCGCTGGAGAACCGAGTGGCCATTTACTCGCCCCACACAGCCTTTGATGCATCACCACATGGAGTCAACGATTGGCTGGCCAAAGGACTCG gtgaCTGCTCCACTGTTCCCCTGACGATATCAGTGGGTGACGCCTTCCCGTCTCCGGGATCACATCGTCTGGAGGTCACTTTGCCGGAGGGATTTGACGTGTCCTTGCTCACTGAGCTGGAGTCTCTGCAGGGGGTCAGAGTCACTGAGCAGCCTCTCAG CTCGGGCTCCCGCCTGTCCCTCACCTGCCCCCGGAAAGCCCTGGCCGAAGCCGTGAGGCTGGTCAGTGCGGTCAACGATCTGCGCGCAGGCCCGGAGATTGTCGAGCTCCAGAAG CCTCCGATCCCGCATACAGGAATGGGCCGACTGTGCATCCTCCGGGAGAAAGTTTCCGTGGCAACGCTCATCGAGCGTGTCAAAGACCACCTGAAGTTGGCGCATGTGCGCCTGGCACTGGGGACCCGGAAGACCCTGG ACTCGCCAGTGGCCTCGGTTGCCCTGTGCGCTGGTTCGGGAGCGAGTATTCTTCGAGGAGTCGAGGCCGACGTCTTCCTCACTG GCGAAATGTCGCACCATGAGGTTTTGGATGCCGTCGCCGCGGGAACCAGCGTCGTCCTCTGCGAGCACAGCAACACCGAGCGGGGGTTCCTGACTGAGCTGCGAGACGTCCTGACCCAGCATTTGCAGAGCCAGGTCACTGTGCTGGTGTCCGCCGTGGACAAGGACCCTCTCCAGGTGGTGTGA